A genomic window from Streptomyces sp. HUAS YS2 includes:
- a CDS encoding acyl-CoA dehydrogenase family protein codes for MSDLPTELVPFTPEQRGIVELTRTFARDEIRPRARAVDEADIETPWDLWHKAAKVGITGFMLPEEYGGGGFTDVFTQCLVQEELCVGDLGIGNLLCSNGFFADPLLELGTEEQKQTWLTPLTGPDTPMTALATTEPGAGSDAASIVTTATRTDGGYLLNGQKAWISNAGEAEQYVVFAKTDSSLRARGVTAFLLRKDTPGVTFGEPMRKMGQRAIVCREVFFADAFVPEENRLGDEGQGFHGLMRTFDISRTVLGAAATGVARAAYEYARDYARTRQQFGKPVIEHQAVAFRLADMRTRIEQARLMTWRAAKRIDAGLNATTEAAMAKLTASETAAYCTWAAVQTLGGWGYSREYPVEQWMRDAKLEEIEEGTSDIMRLVIARGL; via the coding sequence ATGTCCGACCTCCCCACCGAGCTCGTCCCGTTCACCCCCGAGCAGCGTGGCATCGTCGAACTCACCCGCACCTTCGCCCGCGACGAGATCCGCCCCCGGGCCCGCGCCGTGGACGAGGCCGACATCGAGACGCCGTGGGACCTGTGGCACAAGGCCGCCAAGGTCGGCATCACCGGCTTCATGCTCCCCGAGGAGTACGGCGGCGGCGGCTTCACCGACGTCTTCACGCAGTGCCTGGTGCAGGAGGAGCTGTGCGTCGGCGACCTCGGCATCGGCAACCTGCTCTGCTCCAACGGCTTCTTCGCCGACCCGCTCCTCGAACTCGGCACCGAGGAGCAGAAGCAGACCTGGCTCACCCCGCTGACCGGGCCCGACACCCCCATGACCGCCCTCGCCACCACGGAGCCCGGCGCAGGATCCGACGCCGCGTCCATCGTGACCACGGCGACCCGCACCGACGGCGGCTACCTCCTGAACGGCCAGAAGGCCTGGATCTCCAACGCGGGGGAGGCCGAGCAGTACGTCGTCTTCGCCAAGACCGACTCCTCCCTCCGCGCCCGCGGCGTGACCGCCTTCCTGCTCCGCAAGGACACCCCCGGCGTCACCTTCGGCGAGCCCATGCGCAAGATGGGCCAGCGTGCCATCGTCTGCCGTGAGGTCTTCTTCGCCGACGCCTTCGTTCCCGAGGAGAACCGCCTCGGCGACGAGGGGCAGGGCTTCCACGGGCTGATGCGCACCTTCGACATCTCCCGCACCGTGCTCGGCGCGGCGGCGACCGGCGTGGCCAGGGCCGCGTACGAGTACGCCCGCGACTACGCGCGCACCCGGCAGCAGTTCGGCAAGCCCGTCATCGAGCACCAGGCCGTCGCGTTCCGGCTGGCCGACATGCGCACCCGCATCGAACAGGCGCGGCTGATGACATGGCGCGCCGCCAAGCGCATCGACGCCGGCCTGAACGCCACCACCGAGGCCGCGATGGCCAAGCTGACGGCCTCGGAGACCGCCGCGTACTGCACCTGGGCGGCCGTGCAGACGCTCGGCGGCTGGGGCTACTCGCGCGAGTATCCGGTGGAGCAGTGGATGCGCGACGCGAAGCTGGAGGAGATCGAGGAGGGCACCTCGGACATCATGCGGCTCGTCATCGCCCGGGGCCTGTGA
- a CDS encoding thiamine pyrophosphate-dependent enzyme, whose protein sequence is MTSALTGGEAVVRALAAHGVTDAFGIPGTHNLEIYRHLVPYGIRHVTPRHEQGAGYAADAYARVTGRPGVALTTTGPALLNIAAAVGQAYSDSVPLLVVSPGMPLRHPRQSNGLLHEMRSQTEALRGVAAFSHRVSSVPEVDAAVARAFTLFRTGRPRPVHIEVPLDLLESAEPSGPVRLAPPAGPPAADPAALAEAAAVLGAARSTVLVLGGGARAAAAECLALAEALGAPVVTTANGKGVVDERHPLSLGVSLHSPAVRKWLAEREVILAVGTELAESDIWGPLPAPAGTLIRVDVDPAQMYAGIPADIGLVGDARVVLGALVTACYDHDSDDADAPTDVPNDAPTGAPTDVSALRTVRDDETRARDARWVPYLRAVRGVLAEDAVVTSDSAQCCYYGALPHLPIGPTGRYLHPTGFGTLGYALPAAIGAKTAYPERQVVALSGDGGLQFSVQELATAAQLGAPLPVVVFDNGGYGEIREEMAARGDVPTAVDLPTVDLPALARAYGGHGVAVRTPGELADALATALITPGPTLVTVPEEPSR, encoded by the coding sequence ATGACGTCCGCCCTCACCGGCGGCGAGGCCGTCGTCCGCGCCCTCGCCGCGCACGGCGTCACGGACGCGTTCGGCATCCCCGGGACCCACAACCTGGAGATCTACCGCCACCTCGTCCCTTACGGCATACGGCATGTGACGCCGCGTCATGAGCAGGGCGCGGGGTACGCGGCCGACGCCTACGCGCGCGTGACCGGCAGGCCCGGCGTCGCGCTCACCACCACCGGACCCGCGCTGCTGAACATAGCGGCGGCGGTGGGCCAGGCGTACTCCGACAGCGTGCCGCTGCTGGTCGTCTCGCCCGGTATGCCGCTGCGGCACCCCCGACAGTCCAACGGGCTGCTGCACGAGATGCGCAGCCAGACCGAGGCCCTGCGGGGCGTCGCGGCCTTCAGCCATCGCGTCTCGTCCGTGCCGGAGGTCGACGCGGCGGTGGCGCGGGCCTTCACCCTCTTCCGTACGGGCCGGCCGCGGCCCGTGCACATCGAGGTACCGCTCGACCTCCTGGAGTCCGCCGAGCCGTCGGGCCCGGTCAGGCTCGCGCCGCCGGCCGGACCGCCGGCGGCGGACCCGGCCGCGCTGGCGGAGGCCGCCGCCGTGCTCGGGGCGGCCCGCAGCACCGTGCTCGTCCTCGGCGGAGGGGCGCGGGCGGCCGCCGCGGAGTGCCTGGCGCTCGCCGAGGCGCTGGGCGCGCCGGTGGTGACGACCGCCAACGGCAAGGGCGTCGTAGACGAGCGTCATCCTCTGTCGCTGGGCGTGTCGTTGCACAGCCCGGCCGTGCGGAAGTGGCTCGCGGAGCGCGAGGTGATCCTCGCCGTCGGCACCGAGCTGGCCGAGTCCGACATCTGGGGCCCGCTGCCGGCCCCGGCCGGCACGCTGATCCGGGTCGACGTCGACCCCGCCCAGATGTACGCCGGAATCCCGGCGGACATCGGGCTGGTGGGCGACGCCCGCGTGGTGCTCGGCGCCCTGGTCACGGCCTGCTACGACCACGACAGCGACGATGCGGACGCCCCCACCGACGTCCCCAACGACGCCCCTACCGGCGCCCCCACCGACGTCTCCGCCCTCCGTACCGTCCGCGACGACGAGACCCGCGCCCGCGACGCGCGCTGGGTGCCGTACCTCCGAGCCGTGCGCGGCGTCCTCGCCGAGGACGCCGTCGTCACCTCCGACAGCGCCCAGTGCTGCTACTACGGAGCACTGCCGCACCTCCCGATCGGCCCCACCGGCCGCTACCTCCACCCCACCGGCTTCGGCACCCTCGGCTACGCCCTGCCCGCCGCGATCGGGGCGAAGACCGCGTACCCCGAACGGCAGGTCGTCGCCCTCAGCGGCGACGGCGGCCTGCAGTTCTCCGTGCAGGAACTCGCCACCGCCGCGCAGCTGGGCGCTCCCCTCCCTGTCGTGGTCTTCGACAACGGCGGATACGGGGAGATCCGCGAGGAGATGGCGGCGCGCGGGGACGTTCCCACGGCTGTCGACCTGCCGACCGTCGACCTGCCCGCGCTGGCCCGCGCCTACGGCGGGCACGGTGTCGCGGTCCGCACGCCCGGCGAACTCGCCGACGCCCTGGCCACGGCCCTGATCACCCCCGGACCCACCCTCGTCACCGTCCCCGAGGAGCCCTCCCGATGA
- a CDS encoding glutamate dehydrogenase, translating to MTTPATTLTGTPASTPTPAATPLISLTWTDHVTGRQGHLVIDRLVRGVSSGGLRMRAGCTLDEVAGLARGMTMKEALHYNPEGRYVPLGGAKGGIDCDPHDPDAYGVLVRYLRAMRPHVERFWTTGEDLGLTQDLVDRAAAEAGLVSSIQAVYPLLDDEVAARRRLADAFAVDVDGIGLDELAGGCGVAESVLTALDRAGVPHAGTRVAVQGFGTMGGATARFLARAGLRVVAVADVKGTIAHPDGLDVETLLAARDTYGTVDRAALRPGDRELPGDAWLSADADVLVPAAVSYAVDAGNQVAITARWIVEAANMPVLPEAEELLAARGITVLPDVVVNSATNAWWWWTLFGDIGADPDEAFAHIRRSMRALVEQVLTRAERDGTTPRAAAHAVVADRLPVIAERFGWYA from the coding sequence ATGACGACCCCCGCCACCACCCTCACCGGAACCCCCGCCTCCACCCCCACCCCCGCCGCCACCCCTCTCATCTCCCTCACCTGGACGGACCACGTCACCGGACGTCAGGGCCACCTCGTGATCGACCGGCTCGTGCGCGGCGTCTCCAGTGGCGGGCTGCGGATGCGGGCGGGCTGCACCCTCGACGAGGTCGCCGGGCTGGCCCGCGGCATGACGATGAAGGAGGCCCTGCACTACAACCCCGAGGGCCGGTACGTCCCGCTCGGCGGCGCCAAGGGCGGCATCGACTGCGACCCCCACGACCCCGACGCGTACGGCGTCCTCGTCCGCTACCTGCGCGCGATGCGCCCCCACGTGGAGCGCTTCTGGACCACCGGCGAGGACCTCGGCCTCACCCAGGACCTCGTGGACCGGGCGGCCGCCGAGGCCGGGCTCGTCTCCTCCATCCAGGCCGTCTACCCGCTGCTCGACGACGAGGTCGCGGCCCGCCGCCGGCTCGCCGACGCCTTCGCGGTGGACGTCGACGGCATCGGACTCGACGAGCTCGCGGGCGGCTGCGGAGTCGCCGAGTCGGTGCTCACCGCCCTCGACCGGGCGGGCGTCCCGCACGCCGGAACGCGGGTCGCGGTGCAGGGCTTCGGGACGATGGGCGGGGCCACCGCCCGCTTCCTGGCCCGCGCCGGCCTCCGGGTCGTCGCCGTCGCCGACGTCAAGGGCACGATCGCCCACCCGGACGGCCTCGACGTCGAAACCCTGCTGGCCGCCCGCGACACGTACGGGACCGTGGACCGCGCCGCCCTGCGGCCCGGCGACCGCGAACTCCCCGGCGACGCATGGCTGTCCGCCGACGCCGACGTACTCGTCCCGGCCGCCGTCTCGTACGCGGTCGACGCCGGCAACCAGGTCGCGATCACCGCCCGGTGGATCGTCGAGGCGGCCAACATGCCGGTGCTCCCGGAGGCCGAGGAACTGCTGGCCGCGCGGGGCATCACCGTCCTGCCCGACGTCGTCGTCAACTCCGCCACCAACGCCTGGTGGTGGTGGACCCTCTTCGGCGACATCGGCGCGGACCCGGACGAGGCGTTCGCCCACATCCGGCGTTCCATGCGCGCGCTCGTCGAACAGGTCCTGACCCGGGCCGAGCGGGACGGCACGACGCCGCGCGCAGCGGCCCACGCCGTCGTGGCCGACCGGCTGCCGGTGATCGCCGAACGCTTCGGCTGGTACGCATGA